The Bacteroidota bacterium genome includes the window TCAACGACAAGGTCCTTCTGCCGACATAACAAAGAAGCAAGCAAGAGCCCAACAACGCCCAATCCAACAATCAGCACACGCTCACCAATCATCGGCCTGCCATCCATCATAAAACTTACCGCCGTTTCCATGTTGGCAAGGAAGGCTGCATCTTCAAAAGAAAGCGTGTCAGGGAGTACCACGAGGTCTGCGGGCGTTGCTATAAAGTGACTGGCATGCGGGTGGAAAGCAAAAACACGCGCACCTTCCCAGGACGCAGGCACAGCTGTTCCATACGCTGTAACACGGCCAACGGAGGCGTAGCCATAACGCAATGGATAACTAACATTCTGCTGCAGCGAGGCCAGCGTCTCGTCCAGCACCATTGAAGCTGGAAGCTGCCCCCGGTAGGCGAGCAATTCAGTACCGCTGCTGATTGCAGATACCTCCGAGGCAACCAGCACTTCGCCGGCCTGAAGTGGCAACAAGGATTCTTCAACAATGGATACCTTCCCGGGCGCATCAAATTGAATGGCCGAGCGCATTACATCTCCCATACAGGGTCCCCATGCAAAATGATATCATTGCCTTCCCAATGTACTTCGGACAGCGACAACTCCATCGGCAATGCACCACGCAAGCCGTTGTGCATTTGTTGTGGGTTGAGCACTGTTCGTCCGCCAATCATTTTCATTGATAGGGTAACGATAAGGTGATCCACTGCCTGCGACTGAATGAAGCTTGTAATCACCTTGCCCCCTCCCTCAACCATCAGGCTTTTTATGCCCATTTCGCCAAGCGCCTGCAGTACATCATC containing:
- a CDS encoding oxidoreductase gives rise to the protein MGDVMRSAIQFDAPGKVSIVEESLLPLQAGEVLVASEVSAISSGTELLAYRGQLPASMVLDETLASLQQNVSYPLRYGYASVGRVTAYGTAVPASWEGARVFAFHPHASHFIATPADLVVLPDTLSFEDAAFLANMETAVSFMMDGRPMIGERVLIVGLGVVGLLLASLLCRQKDLVVDAVDLDPRRCARGALVGINKATADSGALEATYDLVYELSGNPAGLNVAIEKTRETGRIVVGSWYGTKPASLDLGGRFHRAKLNLYASQVSKIDPRHAGRWSKGRRLQLASALLGVVRPSRYITHQFSIREAAKAYALLDEKTADALQVIFSYK